In Thiospirochaeta perfilievii, a single window of DNA contains:
- a CDS encoding tetratricopeptide repeat protein, with amino-acid sequence MSEANNRAIRLSQEGRLDSSIELFLNLLNQNPNDPIVNYNLALVYIKKGYYKNAIPLLIKSVEIDPNDENLNQLGNCYINRGELDLAKETLLRATKEFGSSDSENSLGVCYFLSGDFNSARAHFKLSVELDENNDDAWYNLSDTLKELGLNREAKKAYKKFIDIGKRDEV; translated from the coding sequence GTGTCTGAAGCAAATAATAGGGCTATAAGGCTATCTCAAGAGGGTAGGTTAGATAGTTCTATAGAGTTATTTTTAAATCTTTTAAATCAAAACCCTAATGACCCTATAGTTAATTATAATTTAGCCCTGGTCTATATAAAAAAGGGTTATTATAAAAATGCTATACCTCTACTTATTAAATCTGTAGAGATAGACCCTAATGATGAGAATTTAAACCAACTTGGAAACTGTTATATTAATAGGGGCGAGCTAGACTTAGCGAAAGAGACTCTTTTAAGAGCAACTAAAGAGTTTGGTTCTTCAGATAGCGAAAACAGCCTAGGAGTGTGTTATTTTCTAAGTGGAGATTTTAACAGTGCCAGGGCCCATTTTAAGCTCTCTGTTGAGTTAGATGAAAATAATGATGATGCTTGGTATAATTTAAGCGATACCCTAAAAGAGTTAGGATTAAATAGAGAAGCTAAAAAAGCTTACAAAAAATTTATTGATATTGGAAAAAGAGATGAAGTATAA
- the sixA gene encoding phosphohistidine phosphatase SixA, whose translation MKLYLLRHGDAEIFSSNGDRSRVLTEEGMAQSKVAGRYLKNIHPSVVLLSTYVRAKETLTIVNREGGSCALREFISMDVAPNASVDDLMVEINEYKEDSVLVVGHNPQLSNLIYDLTGQNKVMGNCSFAEIDLESNKLLQFIPVEDMSV comes from the coding sequence ATGAAACTCTATTTATTACGACATGGAGATGCTGAAATATTTTCAAGCAATGGTGATCGAAGTCGTGTGTTAACAGAAGAGGGAATGGCCCAGTCTAAAGTTGCTGGTCGTTATTTAAAGAATATTCATCCTTCTGTGGTCTTGTTATCCACATATGTAAGGGCAAAAGAGACTCTTACAATTGTTAATAGGGAAGGGGGAAGTTGTGCCCTTCGGGAATTTATTAGCATGGATGTTGCCCCTAATGCTTCTGTTGATGATCTGATGGTTGAAATTAATGAGTATAAAGAGGATTCAGTTCTTGTTGTTGGACACAATCCCCAGCTATCTAATTTAATATACGACCTTACTGGGCAGAATAAGGTTATGGGTAACTGTAGCTTTGCTGAAATTGATTTAGAGAGTAATAAATTATTACAGTTTATTCCGGTGGAAGATATGAGTGTCTGA
- a CDS encoding YchJ family protein, protein MSSCPCGSGKELDVCCKPYISGAVKAPTAESLMRARYTAYTQVEVDFIMKSHDSKTRDQISKDETKSWAESSQWLGLDVIRVEKGSEDDKEGLVEFKAYYKQNGVKHTHHEEASFVKKRGSWYFEDSKIVNKPIVREGEKVGRNDPCPCGSGKKYKKCCG, encoded by the coding sequence ATGAGTAGTTGTCCATGTGGAAGTGGAAAAGAGTTAGATGTTTGTTGTAAACCTTATATCTCAGGTGCTGTTAAAGCACCAACTGCAGAATCTTTAATGAGGGCGCGTTACACAGCCTATACCCAGGTAGAAGTTGATTTTATCATGAAGAGTCATGACTCAAAAACTAGGGATCAAATTTCTAAGGATGAGACAAAGAGTTGGGCAGAGAGTTCTCAGTGGCTTGGATTAGACGTTATAAGAGTCGAAAAAGGTTCTGAAGATGATAAAGAAGGACTTGTAGAATTTAAAGCATATTATAAGCAAAATGGGGTAAAACATACCCACCATGAAGAAGCTTCATTTGTTAAAAAAAGAGGTTCTTGGTATTTTGAAGATAGTAAAATTGTAAATAAACCGATAGTACGAGAGGGTGAAAAAGTTGGACGTAATGATCCTTGTCCTTGTGGAAGTGGAAAAAAATACAAAAAATGCTGTGGATGA
- a CDS encoding MFS transporter gives MKSKKLHLSLLIFFQLSAVGSYVPILSMYLKEYLNFSGMQVGVILSMASIPSIVVPFFSAWIVDRVITSRRFLALCHIGAAALITVMSFGTNYITILIAYFTYTILLVPTYALVNALIFHNMEDRNSFGTIRVWGTIGWVTSSWLVSFIIKIFNIDGYKPFILQLSAVFSLIVVVLTLKLPKLKLDRDKKVSLLPKEAIDVIKKPEVILIYILVFISSTADKFLGYGMPMFLSYNGTEESNIILLLSLGQAPEILMLFTLVFIIKKLGFKNIFILALILQATRYIIFYINGPTPLTVFGIIIHGFIFAFFYTGSTIYLDSLSDISSRGGIHQIFTMVQVGLAGLCGNFFAGYVAENFTKNGDIDFKVFWMVPSLMSLVTLLTLAIAMKRLNNRSKVN, from the coding sequence ATGAAATCAAAAAAATTACACCTGTCTTTATTAATCTTTTTTCAGCTAAGTGCTGTTGGATCCTACGTTCCTATTTTAAGTATGTATTTAAAAGAGTATTTAAACTTCTCAGGCATGCAAGTTGGAGTAATCCTTTCAATGGCTTCCATACCAAGTATCGTTGTTCCTTTTTTTAGTGCCTGGATTGTAGATAGAGTAATAACTTCAAGACGTTTTTTAGCCCTTTGTCACATTGGAGCGGCCGCTTTAATAACAGTAATGTCTTTTGGTACTAACTATATAACAATACTAATCGCATATTTTACCTATACTATTCTACTTGTACCAACATACGCCCTAGTTAACGCTTTAATATTTCACAATATGGAGGATAGAAACTCATTTGGAACCATTAGAGTTTGGGGAACAATTGGATGGGTGACATCAAGCTGGTTAGTTAGTTTTATAATCAAAATATTTAATATTGATGGGTACAAACCATTTATACTCCAACTCTCTGCTGTCTTTTCTCTAATAGTAGTAGTATTAACGTTAAAACTTCCTAAGCTTAAACTAGATAGGGATAAAAAAGTATCACTTCTCCCTAAAGAAGCCATAGATGTAATAAAAAAACCTGAGGTTATACTTATCTATATATTAGTTTTTATTAGTTCAACAGCAGATAAGTTTTTAGGCTATGGGATGCCTATGTTTTTAAGCTATAACGGTACCGAGGAGAGTAACATTATTTTACTACTATCCCTTGGTCAGGCACCTGAAATATTAATGTTATTTACCCTTGTTTTTATTATTAAAAAGTTAGGATTTAAAAACATATTTATCTTAGCTCTAATCCTACAGGCAACTAGATATATTATCTTTTATATAAACGGCCCTACACCACTAACTGTTTTTGGAATAATAATTCATGGATTCATCTTTGCATTCTTTTATACAGGGTCAACTATCTACCTAGACAGCTTATCCGACATATCCTCTAGGGGTGGTATTCATCAAATTTTCACTATGGTTCAAGTAGGACTTGCAGGACTTTGTGGGAATTTTTTTGCAGGATATGTGGCGGAAAATTTCACCAAAAATGGAGATATAGATTTTAAAGTTTTTTGGATGGTTCCATCCCTTATGTCCCTAGTTACCCTATTAACCCTAGCTATTGCCATGAAGAGACTGAACAATAGATCTAAGGTCAACTAA
- the mfnA gene encoding tyrosine decarboxylase MfnA produces MNISRLKKRLSGDHDFKGHTILGSMCTEPHKMAVKTYKRFLSTNVGDPGLFPKLIQLETEYIASLGRLLSNDSAVGSVVSGGSEANILALWSARNRSEKGKREVIISETCHFSFDKAADLLGLQLIKIPVGNDYKIRVDLVEKAITDKSLAIVGIAGTTGLGVCDPIEELSKIAVKNNLYLHVDAAFGGFVFPFIDNSPKFDFSLDGVMSITVDPHKMGRAVIQSGCIIYRNREIAESINIDVTYLSGGRAKNRSVLGTRSGASIAASWMVYNYLGYKGYKKNIDRSMKLTYWFIDEIKKIDGLGVKVQPESNIVGLCASKGLDIKEILFKIRERGWAVSEWPDYIRITFMPHVTKRSLKKFLVDLRSIVQSLHGNS; encoded by the coding sequence ATGAACATATCAAGACTTAAAAAAAGATTGTCTGGAGATCATGACTTTAAGGGTCATACAATCCTTGGATCTATGTGTACAGAACCTCATAAAATGGCAGTAAAAACATATAAGAGGTTTTTATCTACAAATGTAGGTGACCCTGGATTATTCCCTAAATTAATCCAGTTAGAAACAGAGTATATAGCAAGTCTTGGTAGGTTGTTATCCAATGACAGCGCTGTTGGAAGTGTAGTTTCTGGTGGATCTGAGGCAAACATATTAGCCCTATGGAGTGCAAGAAATAGATCAGAAAAGGGGAAAAGAGAGGTTATTATATCTGAAACCTGTCACTTTTCCTTTGATAAGGCTGCAGATCTATTAGGTTTACAGCTAATAAAAATTCCAGTAGGTAATGATTATAAAATACGGGTAGATCTTGTTGAAAAAGCCATAACAGATAAAAGTTTGGCAATAGTTGGGATAGCAGGTACTACAGGTCTTGGTGTATGTGATCCTATAGAAGAACTATCAAAAATTGCAGTTAAAAATAATTTATATCTCCATGTGGATGCTGCATTTGGAGGCTTTGTTTTTCCATTTATTGATAACTCCCCTAAGTTTGATTTCTCCTTAGATGGTGTTATGTCAATTACTGTTGATCCCCATAAGATGGGACGGGCTGTAATACAGTCTGGATGTATAATTTATAGAAATAGAGAGATCGCAGAGTCAATAAACATAGACGTAACTTATTTAAGTGGGGGAAGAGCAAAAAATAGATCAGTATTAGGCACAAGAAGCGGTGCTTCTATTGCCGCATCTTGGATGGTTTACAACTACCTTGGTTACAAGGGGTATAAAAAAAATATTGATAGGAGTATGAAGTTAACCTACTGGTTTATAGATGAGATTAAGAAGATTGATGGTTTAGGAGTAAAAGTTCAGCCGGAGAGTAATATAGTTGGACTCTGTGCCTCTAAAGGTCTAGATATAAAAGAGATTTTGTTTAAAATAAGGGAGAGGGGCTGGGCTGTTTCTGAATGGCCAGATTATATTAGAATAACATTTATGCCCCACGTAACTAAAAGATCCCTTAAAAAGTTTTTAGTTGACCTTAGATCTATTGTTCAGTCTCTTCATGGCAATAGCTAG